In a single window of the Desulfobacterales bacterium genome:
- a CDS encoding type II toxin-antitoxin system HicA family toxin, whose product MPRIAPVHWKVLECIFLKAGFIFKGQTGSHRRYLKAGCIRPVVIPAHDVIRQDIIMSNLRTAGMSRDDYFKFLAFC is encoded by the coding sequence ATGCCACGCATAGCGCCAGTTCACTGGAAAGTTCTTGAGTGTATCTTTCTTAAAGCAGGATTCATTTTTAAAGGACAAACAGGAAGTCATAGAAGATATTTGAAGGCAGGATGTATAAGACCCGTTGTCATTCCAGCGCATGATGTAATTAGACAAGATATAATTATGTCTAATCTTCGGACTGCTGGAATGAGTCGGGATGATTATTTCAAATTTTTGGCTTTTTGCTGA